Genomic DNA from Budorcas taxicolor isolate Tak-1 chromosome 5, Takin1.1, whole genome shotgun sequence:
GCCAACCCCAAACCTGAAGTTGACACCCAGGAGTCACCCAACACCAGCTCCCTACCCGGCCAGCCCCGGGCTGGCACTCACAAGTCCGTGAAGTCATCCAGTGTCTCGTCGGGCGTGAACACGTCCAGCAGCCCAATCACCTGGGGAGGAGGCCAAGCGCCGGGTGGGCGGGGGCTCAGGCACCCCCTGCAGGAGAGCCCCCTGCAGCTGCCCACGGGCCCAGCTCTGCCCACTGGCAGCTCTACCTTGCTCTGGCACACATGCCCACAGACAAAGGCTATTTCTGGAGGGAGACCGCGGGCACcctctgggggaggggcagcctcAAGTCCGGGGCAGCCCCCAGCCATCGAAGGAGCTCAGCCCTTGGCCTGTCCTCCCCGCTCTTCCTGTCCCTACTGAAGACCCAGGACCAGCATGGGGGCAGCCAGCCCTTAGCAGGGACCACGCCTCTGCCAGACGGGTCCAGGCAGGCAGCACCAGGAGCAAACTCACAGCCCCGCAGGCCTCCACTCGGGGGGTGACAGAGCACATGGGCAGTGTGACAGCTGGCACCCGGGCCTCCAGGGACCCCGTGAAGCCTGCACATCCAAGCGGCTGGAGGGACAGGTGGGCGTGCTGGCAGGGGGCAGGCCTGGCAGAGGCCACACGAGTGGTGGCCgaggcaggagacagagggcTCGGAGCACTTGAGGAACACGGGAGAGAGGCCAGGTGGCCAAGAACCAGGCCAGGGAGCTGCCAAGGAGAAGCCGAGAAAACCGAGTGAGGGCTGCCGGGATCCCAGGAGCCGCCGCAGGGCGCTAGGCGGGCATGCCGCTGGGTGCAGCCCTGGCTGCAGTGCAGGGACACAGTGGACACGAGGCGGAGGGACGCCTCCGTGACTGCCGCAGCCTCCAGGGCCAGACCCGGGTGAAGAGGCGGGGATACTCAAGAGAGGGGCCAGAGGCAGGAGAAGTGTCAGGAGGTGGTTTCAGCAAGGATCCCGGAGGTTCGGGGGAGGCGTGTCAGATTGATGGAAACTTCCAGGCCTCTGCCTTGCACAGGGAAGCCAGTGCTGGAGGTGAGGGGCTGGGGTAAAGGGGCGGAGGTGGGCACAGAACGGGCAGGACTGGGGCACGCCTCAGCCTCTCGGAGACCGTTTCTTTCCAGGAACACGGGGTCATGAAAGGCAGAGCCTCCCAGCTAAGGGGGGCAGCTGCTGTGGGTCAGGAGGTCTGGGGGAAGGCAgagagcagcagcagtggggaggCCCAAGAAAGGACAGGGCTGGGAGGCCACAGGGCAAGAGCCCAGGGAGAGAGTGGACAGGTCGGGGCAAGGCGGGGAGCatggctgggagggaggggaccaCAGGAAGGCACTGGCAGAGGGGTCGGTCCTCACGTGGACGAGTCCCGCGTGTGAGCAGGTGTGGCCTGCAGGTAGCAACGCTGGCGCTTGGCGGGTATCCTCCACAAAGGGGATTCCACCCGGGAATGAGAGCAGGACCCACCCGAGGCGCTGAGTGGGTGGGCCCTGGAGCTGAGGGGAGTTTCCTGGTGGACGTGGGGACCAGGAGGTGCCAGCCCGCCATGACTGGCCAGGGTCTGGGCACCCAGGTCACCCTCAGACTGGGCAGGAGAGGCTTGCGGGCGGGGAAGCGGGCAGCTTTCAGGGTCACAGGAGGAACTGCACGGACGAGGAGCGGAAGGGCCCTCTGCGGCCCGCACTGTGCAGGCAGAGGCTCGCGGCAGCCTCGTGGGGTCTCCTGGGGGCAGGTCTGGAAACAGAGGAGACCCCTCCCCGGTGGTGGTCGGCCCTTCCTCACACTGTGGGCGTGGGCGTCACAGGAAGGGTCTGTGTGCCCGTGGGTGCCCGGTGCCCTCCACACACAGCTCACTGAACCCCTTCACCGTCAGAGACCCAGGGGCTCTGAGGGAGCTGACAACTCTGATTGCCTTCCTCCGCGTTCCCGGCTGCCGcagccccagggctggggctCAGGAGGAAGACTGGGGTAAGGAGAGGAGCTGGAGAAGCAGGGAGGGGGCAGCCGGCCAGCGCGGGGAGGGGGACCTTCCAGGAAAACCCCTCCTACCCGCTGACGTCCCCGGGGCTCAAGTCAAGGTTGCCGGCGAGCAGGGCTGGAGCCCCGCGGCCTGGGCCATCCGCAAGCAGGCCCTGGGCCGAAGAGGCCAGAGGCGGCCGCGGGACTGGCCCAGGCGGAGCGCTCGAGAAACCAGGAAGCTGTCCTCTCGACCCCGCACGCTCAGGGACACGGCCCGACCCAcggcccccgccccgccaccccgAAGAGCAGCCCAGGGGTCTCccgggcgggggggtgggggtctgGAGCCGGCGGGGGGTGAGCGGAGCGCGGCGGCCGCGGGTGGGTCCGGGCGGCGCGACTCACGTTCTCGTGGCGCATGTGCTTCAGCAGGCGCAGCTCGCGGTAGGCGCGCTTGGCGAACAGCTCGGACTGAAAGGGCCGGTACAGCTTCTTGATGGCCACCTTGGCGCCCGTGCGGCTGTCCACCGCCGAGCTGCGGGGCGCACAGCTCAGCGAGGGGCCGGGACACCCCACCCCCGGCCGCCCCGCCCGGCCTGCACTCACCACACGGCGCCGTAGGCGCCGGAGCCCACGGGCTGCAGATCCTGGTACACGACGCGCACCTCCCAGGCCGTCTTGGTCACCTCCTGGCGATAAAAGCCCTTGCGGGCGGGCGACGGGGAGCTCATGGCTGGCCGGGCACCGCCCCCGCCGCGGACACCGTGCCTCGAGTGCCGGGGACCCGGAATCCACGGGGGGACCCGGAATCCACGGGGGGACCCGGCGCGCAccccgggccgccgccgccgccgccggggaaCCCGGCTCCTGGCTGTCCCGTCCGGAGCTCCGACCCCGGCCCCCGCCTGGGCCGCCCGCGGCCCCTCCCCTGCGGGATGACCAACCGGCCCGGGGCCCGGGCGCACGTGacgcccccgccctccccccgGCCCCGCGCCGCTGCCCTGCGGCCCCTCCGGAAACCTGAGGCGGCGCCGCCCGGGAGGCcggaggcgggggaggggagcgCCGCCGCTCAGGGCAGCCCCGGGCCCGGAGCCGACGCGGCGCCCGGACCGGCCTGCCTCCGCGCTCCGCCCTCGGGCTGGACTCCCCGGGCCGAGCGCGCGGTGTCTCTGCGGGAAGCCCGTGGGTCTCGTGTTTCCTCCTTCCCGCCGCGCCGCGGGGCGCTGGCCCGTCCTGGCCGCCTGAGCTTGTCAGCTTCTACCCCCATCCCCAAATCACCATCCAGCAGTCCCGCCAACTTCCTCCCCGCACCAGAGAACTCCCACCCTGAGGCACCTGACCTGACCTGAGCACTGGAGCGCCAACTGCCCACCCCAGGATGCCCCTTCACCCTGGGCTGACCCTCCCACCGCCAGCTCCGTTCCACCCGTCTTGCCTCTATCCCCCTTTCCCTGTGAAGCTGATTCCCTCTCCCAAACTCAGGGCACCTACCACGCTGGAGCAGAGGGTGGTCCTGCAGGCCCCCCATCTGGCTGGGGAGACTGCCCAGAGATGTGCAAGCCGCCCTGCAGGTCCCGCCCCATCCAGCCCAGGCCCCAGGTTTACTCTTCAAAACACAGCCAGAGCGGCTCACTCGCCTCAGGAAGGTACGTCCGACCCCCAAGGCGAAGGGGCACCCACTTACCTTTAGAAGGGGGCATTATCGTTTCATGCGTCAGAgccccctccatcccctcccccgGCCCAGTGACCCAGGCCTGAGACACAGCGGGGTTACAAGATGCCCGGGGGCCCCAGCCACCTTCTGCACCCTACGCCATTGATCAGCAACCCTGCAGCTCGCTGGCCTGAGCTGCTTTATACCTGCTCCACCGCAGCGAGCCGGTGCTCGGGAGCTGCAGGCTGGTCCACGGCCACAGCCTGGGATCCCTGGAGCCACAATCACGTTTGCCCGTGCCCCTCGTGCCCTGTGGTACcccacctgcctcctccaggaagcccccagCTGGCCCTCTGACTCCGGGCATTGAGGTACAGGGCTCCAGAAGGGTTCTGCTgctcctgccccgcccccaggacTCGGGCCAGCCTGGTCTCCGGGGGTCCTCCAAGACTTGAGGCCCAGCAGCCACGCTGACCAGGCCTCTCTGCAGGCCCAGCTCCCCGATGATCCCCACAGCCCTCCCAAGGCCCGGGGCAAAGTCCCGGGATGTCCCCAGACTAGGGACACTCTGCCTGGTCCCCAGTGGGGCCTGGGCCTTCCCAGCCTGAGCTGCAGGGAGCAGCAGGGGCTGATCACTCAGTGGGCAGCCCTCCTTGacctggaaagaaaggaaagtttcTCCCTGGCCCTGGGGAAGGCAGGCCTTTTGTTCCCCTACCCTGCACGCTCCCTGACCAGAGTGAGGGGCAGGTCTGGGTCTGGACCTGGCGCTGCGCAGTGAGCCTCTGAGGGCAgcggattgattgtgagtggacATCCTGTTCTGTCCACCTCAGAGCCCGCTGGCCCTCAGGGAGCGGCGGGACACCCCCCTGCTCTACAGGCGGGGGGGCAGCAGGAACTGGAGCCTGAGACACGAGCCAAGTTGGGGGCAGGACCCCCTTTATTGCAAAACTCCCGTGCAGGCACTTGACACTCAGACCTCCCTGGTCCTGCAGGGTGAGAGGTCACCACCTGGCAGGGAAGCGCCTTGACGGCGGGCCCACACCCCCAACACATCTGGAGCAGGGGCCTGTCCCAGAGGTCGCTGGGTCCCCTCCGCTCTGGAAGGACAGAGGACAGGGCGGACCCACAGACTAGGGCACCCCAGGTCCTGGCAACAGAACCAGAGGACGGGCAGAGGTTTCCATCCACTCAGGGCCAGGATCCACGTCCAAACTCACGGCCACCTCCTCGAGGCTGGAGCTCCCAAGCCTGCCAGCCCCTCAGCGGGCCCGGACCCCCGTGCCTCGGGAACCTTCTGCAGCTCCCACGTCCACGGGGAGAGGAGATTTGCTCACAGAGATGCCCGTGGCCACCTGAGCCCCTTGCACGCTGCCCAGCAGGCTCTTAACAAAGCCTTGCGCCCCACCCACCTCGAGGACTGAAGGCAGGGGAGGCAACGGTACAGTCACCCCAACTTGGGCCTGCGGCTGGTCACACCGCGGCTCTCAGGAGCCCTCAGACACACACCCCTCAGTTTGCTCTGACGTGGATTCCAGGACACGCGCCGCCTACAGCATGGGCAGACACGTGGCCCAGGCAGCCGCCCCACTCCCGCGCCCCCACGGAAGACCCTGTGAGCCTCAGCACTTTTGAAGGGAGCCCCTCACTTCCAGACCGAACAGCTCCAGCCATCATTTAGGCCCTCCTTTGTCTCAGGGAAGCTCCAGCCCCAGTGTATGTACCCCCGCCCCCACAGAGCCAGCTCTCTGGGGTCCAGGTCTGGGACACACTGCCCAGGGAGCGCTCTTCTGGCACCCAGGTCCCCCCAGGGAGGCCCTAAAGGGGACCtcgggagggggcaggaggacaaggacgTGCAGGATGCTCTGCCTGGGCTCCCACACCCGCGGCTCACGCCTGTGCGGGCGTCCACACACGCGCAGATTCCCCAGAAGGCACAGCATGAGGACAGGGGTCCCAGGCCAGGGCTGGGTGCCACTGGCTGTGGTGGCGTCGAGGCAGGCGCCCCCcacaggggcctggcaggccgGGGCTGGCGGCAGGTGGGCTCAGGCCCCCGCTCGAGCCCCAGTGGGGAGGCTGGCGGCAGCATTCCATCACTGCTCAACGTCCAGGCTGCCCAGTGGCTGCGGGGGCTCCGGGGGCTTGAAGCTGATGACCTCCTGGTAGGTGAGCTCTGTGCAGGGAGGGGGGAAGTGTGCGCTCAGGCCCCCAGCGGCCCAGGCCCCCGCCCCCTGGGAGCACCCCCTCTTCCTGGGCCCGCCCTGTGCGGCCCCCAGGTTTCTGGTAGACTCAGCCAGGCCTAGCTCTAGCTGCCCCCGCCCGCCCCAGTGTTGGGGGGGTAGATGTCCCCCCACCCAGACCCTCTCGGAGGAACAGGAGCCCCTGCTGAGAATGGCCAGGGCCAGCCTCGGGGACGCGGCCCCACCCTTCCACTCCTCCACCGTGCGCTCCTTGGCCTCCACGCTCTCGTCGTAGGGCTCCGCCTCTGGCTCGTCCTCCGGGTCGTGGTACTGGCTGAAGTAAGCATGTGCCAGGGCCTCGGCCGCGCTGACCCTCTGGTCACTGTCCAGCACCAGCATCCTGCCCAGGAGGTCCACAGCTGCAGAGGTGGGGGTGCCAGGTCAGCCCCACCCCCGGGGCCGAGCGTGGAGccccacccaggcccccagccGGTCCTCACCCAAGGGGTTGGCTCCGCGGAAGATGCTCCTGAGGTCCTTCTGGGGCATGGGGGGCAGGGACTGGATGTAGGTCCGGGCCTAGGTGCCCACAGAAGGGTCTGAGGGGCTGTGCACGGCCTCCCGGCCCCTGGCCCTAAGCCAGGCAGGGGCttgctgggagaggcccccaGCCTTTCTCTCCAACATGCCTGGCCAAGGGCATCCGTGGAACAAAGACCTCCCCTCTAGGATCTGGGGGCTCCAGCACCTCGCCTGGCCCCACAGGCCGGCAGGCCCAGGTGTGGTGCCATTCCACGGTCCGTAGCCAGGATGCTGCAGGTGGCCAGGCTTCACCTGCCCTGTCCCTCACGCCAGGAGTGTCTCCCCAGGTCTCCCTGAAGGGGGCCGTGCCCGCCTCAGGGTCTGTTCCACTGTGACCCATGCTCCCCCCATGGGGCCCCATCTAGTCCCACAGCCCCCCTCCACCAGGTCAGCAGAGGGGCTGGTGACCAACAACTCACATGTTCTGAGGATATCTTTGCTAGAACCTCAGGGCTGGGTGTGCCCACCACCTCCATGATACGCTTCAGCTGGTCGATGTCTGCCTGGCTCAGGAAAGGTCCAATGGCCAGGTATGGACTCTCCTGGGATCCCAGACCCCAGACCTGGGGTCACTGCCCAGACCCTGCTCTCCTGCCGCTGAGGACAGTGAGCCCAAAGTGGCATGGTGTGGGGCAGAGGAGGCAAGACTGGCCAGAAAGCGCCAGAGCCCACGTCCCTAGACCCCCACCCTGCAATGGGAGGCCCAGCCTTCCTCCCCAACCTGAACCAAGGATACAGTCACTTCCGGGGAAGAGAGCCTTTCCCTGGAGCAGCTCAGCCATGATGCAGCCCACGGACCAGATGTCCACTGAAGCAGAAGGTGTCGCCATCAGTCTGCCCACCCGAAGCCCCGCCCCAGAGAGCTGGGGGCTGGGCCCACGGCCCCACGGTCACATCCAGGGCCCTTCCTGACGGCGCCCTGGGCAGGGCAAGGGTCAGCCCAGGAGCCGCGGTGCCCTGCCTCTCTGAAGGTCTGGTCCTGAGCGCCTGGCCTGTCCCCAAGGCCCCTGGCCTCCGGCCCCGCCCACCCCCGCAGGCCGCGCCCCGCGGGGCCGCGGTCACCTGTCTGGCTGTAGTGCATCCAGTTTAGCATGATCTCGGGGGCCCTGTACCACCGCGTGGCCACGTAGCCAGTCATCTCCTCGTCTGCCTGGCGCGCCAGTCCGAAGTCCAGGATCTACGGCGACCCCCGGCTTCAGCTCCGAGGGTCTCCACCTCCCCGCAGCCgcctcccagcccctgccccggCGCTCACCCGCAGCTCGCAGTCCTCGTTCACGGCCACGTTGCTGGGCTTCAGGTCCTgcggggcgggcgggcgcggTGAGAGGCCGGCAGAGTCCCTGGCGCAGGACCACCGCCGCCTCCGCGCACCGCACCTACCCGGTGGATGATCCCGGCCGAGTGGATGTACTGCGAGGGGGAGACGGCGGGGCGTCAGGCGCTGGCCCCCGCGCCGCCTCCCGCTCCCGCTCCGCGCCCACCTTTAGCCCGCGCAGCAGCTGGTACACGAGGAACTGGACGTGCTCGTCACTCAGCGCCTGGCACTTGACGATGTTGTTCAGGTCGGCGCCCATCAGCGTGGTCACCAGGTACCTGGGTGCGGCCGGGAATGAGCCCCgcgccgccgcgccccgccccccgccgcgccccgccccccgccgcgccccgccccccgccgcgccccgccccccgccgcgccccgccccccgccgcgccccgcgccccgccccgtccccgcccccgccccgcccccgccccgccccgccgcgccccgccccccccgccgcgccccgccccccccccccgccgcgccccgccgaCGCTGCTCACACTTCGCTGAAATCCTCGAGGGAGGTGGCCGGCGTGAACACGTCCAGCAGCCCGATGACCTGGGGGCGCGGGGAGTCAGAGCTCCGCGGCCCCGCGCGCGGCGCGCCCCGCCCCGCTCGCCCGCCCGCCCCGCTCGCCCGCCCGCCCCGCTCACGTTCTCGTGCTTCAGGTGTTTGAGCAGCCGCAGCTCGCGGTAGGTCCTCCGCGCGTGGATCAGAGACTGGAAGGGCCGCGACAGCTTCTTCACCGCCACCCTCTGGCGCAGCCGTGTGTCGTAGGCCGAGCTGCAAGGCCGAGCGTCAGGGCCTGCCTCGGTCACTGGCCAGAAGGCCACCGGCACAGGCATGAGACCCCACTCGCTCCCaggctctcccctccctcctggggtcttcttttttaaaaatatttgtttggctgtgctaggtcctagttgaggcatgtgggatctagtcccctgaccagggattgaactctggcctCCCCGCATTGGAAGGAGGgcatcctagccactggaccaccagggaaggccccctcCTGGGGTCTTGCTCCTTCCTCCAGAGGCAGGTCCCCTTCCACTGACCCCCTGACTTCCGGCCTCCCGAGACCACCTGAATTTCTCCTGACTCCTGCCTCCAACTCAGGGTGGAAATGCCACCCCGGGGAAACAGCCAGAAGCCTGTTGCCAGAGTGGATGTTCCTCCAGCTCCCTGTGGGCCACGGGGGCTGGGAGGCCCCTGAGGGGTCCCAAAGCCACACCCAAAGCCCCGGAATGTTCAACACGTGGAGGAGAACCTGACCAAAGGCGTGTGTTGCATCCCCGTCTGTGGCAGTGAGAGGCTAGACAGTAGGGAATGTCCAGCAGAGGGTGGCATCTGGACCCCCAGAGCGCTTCCCCTCCTGCAGCCCCACTCCCCGGAGGCCCAGACCTGCAGCCTCCGTGCCCAGCTGCTCAGTGTGCCCTCCGCCCTCCTGCTCCACCGCTGTCTCCGGATCCTCCTTCCCTCCAGCGAGCTGTCCTGTGcagccaccccacccctccacgcCCACGCAAGGAGTCTCCTGCAGCAGGTGGGATGCTCGTGGGCGATGGTGGAGGAAAGCCGCTCTGGGGTGGGAGTCAGGGGGAGTTGCCCCTCACAGGGGAGGGGAGCAGACCCTTTTCTGTCTGCAGGGTCAGCAGAGGACTGTGGGGATTGACACCAGGCCATCAGCCTCATCTGAGGAGGGAGGGAGCCCAGGAGTGACACCTGCCTGGGGGCCCGCTTCCAGCAGGGCTCTGTCAGCACCCCcaggggccacacacacacaccctctcctGCCACTGAGGCCTTAGGGGGAAGCCAGGGCCCGCTGGCTGGGGCGGCTGGAGTGGCCTGGGGTTCCCGATGACTGGCCAGTGACAGCATGAGGCCTGAGGCCCAGGAGACCCCAAACCCCTTCTCCAGGCTCCAGCGCTGGGCCCTGGGAGTGATCTGAAGAGTCCCACTTGGAACCTTCTGCCACGTCCTACAGGAACAACTCTCCCCCGGGGGCCTGCCTGCCTATACCAATGCCCCCCCAGACACCTGGCACCTCACCGGTTCTGGATTTGGGGGGCACCCTTCAACATCCACACCCACAACTGGCCTCACTGTCAACACTGAAGCTCCAAGTACGGTCTGCAAGCCCCGACTGGCCCCACCAGGTCCAGAGGCCTCCCCAGGCCCACGCTCCCTCCTGTCTAGGCCCCAGGGTCTCTCTTGGTTGGGGCAAAAATGGGGAGGGGTGTAGACCCCCTAAAGACTGTGGGGGATGGTAGCCTTCTCTGATCAGGCCTGAACCCCATTCGGAGTCTGAGACCCCTTGGAAAAcgggggaggggacagggcccACGGAGGAGCTGGAGGTCATTCTTAGGCAGGGATCTTGGCGCCCCAACCCCAAGCAGGGCTCTTCTTTTGCAAGCAAAACTACCCACCCTGGGGCGGGGGTATCTATCGGAGCCCAGGTTGCCTGACCCTTGACCGGGGAACCCCATATGCCTGCTCAGACATCCAGGGCCACGGAGACCGGCCCTTTCGCCAGCTGTGACGCCGCAGATTCAGACCCGGAGGAGGACTCCCTGGGctggaggggcagagggatgCCCCTTCCCCGGCCAGGGAGAGGCGCCGGGAAAGTTTCCCTCGCGCCCCCACCCCACATTCATTCCTCGGATCCGCGTAAGGCCCGGAGGTGGAGGCAGGGCGAGCCCCTCCCCGCGTCGGAACCCCGCACGGGGGGGAGGGGCGCGCGCGGagaccccccctcccaccccagcccgcCCCTACCAGACTGAGCCGTAGGCGCCCGAGCCCACCGGGCGCAGCCCCTGCAGCCGCTGCGGCACCTCCCACAGCGTCTTGTTCAGCTCCAGCCGGTAGAAGCCGGCGCGCGGGCCCGACATGTCCGGAGCGGCCGCAGCTcggcgcgcgccccgccccgctcccGGCGCCCCGCGGAGCCCCAGCTGGCtgcgggaggcggggcggggcggggccagggagGGGGTTCCCGCAGACGGACGCGCGGCTTCCAGCCGGCCCTGGGCGGCGGCTGGGCGGAAAGCGGCCTtcccggggaggggagggcggcGGCCGTGGAACGGCTCCTGGCTCCTCCCGCGGCCTCCTCCCGGGGACCGCGCGCCTCCCCCAAGCGCGCCGCGTCTGTCCTCGGCGCGGCACCTCCCGGGCCGGGCCGCTGCCACCTCCCGGGCTCGGCTCCCCGCACCCTCCCGTGCCCGCACCCAGGGCGCCACCCCTGCCCACCTGCCTTCGCCCGCACTCCGCCACTCGCCTGCTCTGAGTTCTGCTTCTCCCCGCTCCAGCCTGCTCGGGGCGGGCACCCCTCCTCTCCCGGCTCCTCATCCGGGCTttgcacccctcccctcccccagcgaGCTCCTCCTGGAATGAAGGCAGAATCCTCTAAATCAGAGAAGCAGGGCGAACCAtgggacatatatatatttatattcatatacatatttttcagataaatatgtaaatgaatatttACATACCCCCAATAAAAGCTAAGCATTTGGTTGGGTAGGGTCCCTTCCGCGTGGGCCGATGGCGGCGCCTTGGACTCTGGGTCGGCCTCGCTTCCCTTCCCGTTTGGCCATCCGGCCTTGGCCGTGTGGTTCGCTTCCTAGTAAAGCTTCCCCGACCTGGTGAGGCCTTCTGCAGCGGCGGCTCCTGGGCCGGGCTCAGCCGCACCCTGGCGGAAGCGCAACTGCCGGGCCGGCCCGGAGACCCGCCCTCAGGACCAGGGACAGCGGCGGCGCCGGGGGGAATGGGAGGGCTGGACTCAGGAATCTCTCCTCACCTGGGCCCTCTTTGGGGCCTGGTACCCGTCCTCCTGCTGAAGTAGCCCCCTCAGCTCtgacctcttccaggaagcccacTCACTCTGACTTTCCCAGGTACTGCGGGGTCTCGAACTGCGAACTCCACCCCGCGCAGGGCATTTCCTCTCTGCCCTTGGAAGGTGCAGTTTGCACCGGCTGCTGTCACTGAAGGGGCTGGGCCTATTTCAGCATCTGTCTGGAGCTCTGGGCGGGAGCGGAGGCTTCTGTTTGAAGTGACCAGGGTTGGGATAGAGCACCTCTGGGGAGTCAGCCCCCTGACCCGCACCCTGGGGAAGCagggggggagggcgggggccgGCGCTCGGCTGCCCCTCCCAAGAGAGTGCGACCTCAGGCTGGGTGCCCAACCTTCCCCTTTTATGAAACAAGCAAAAATCTGAGTTTTTATGTGAAACCTCCTGATATTCAAATATTGATAACCAAATTAAAACATGTCAACACAGTCCCAGGCAAACGGACAGTTGTGCCTGGCGAATCCGGGTCCTGCAGGGAGCCCAAGCGTAAGTAAGAAGGGCGCCGGTCCCACTCCCAGCGCGCGGGCCCCAGTTCCTCTCTGGGCGCCGGGAGCGCGGGATGCGGTGAAGACGCTGGtgtccccgcccccagcctctgGCCGTACCCCCGCTTCCTTGGGGCCCCGCGATGGGGACACCTTTCCGGCCGGGCGAAGTGACTGAGGTTTTGTGCGGAGTTAATGGAGCTTCAGCTAAAGCAAGGAGGGAGGGGAGCGGCGG
This window encodes:
- the MAPK11 gene encoding mitogen-activated protein kinase 11 yields the protein MSGPRAGFYRLELNKTLWEVPQRLQGLRPVGSGAYGSVCSAYDTRLRQRVAVKKLSRPFQSLIHARRTYRELRLLKHLKHENVIGLLDVFTPATSLEDFSEVYLVTTLMGADLNNIVKCQALSDEHVQFLVYQLLRGLKYIHSAGIIHRDLKPSNVAVNEDCELRILDFGLARQADEEMTGYVATRWYRAPEIMLNWMHYSQTVDIWSVGCIMAELLQGKALFPGSDYIDQLKRIMEVVGTPSPEVLAKISSEHARTYIQSLPPMPQKDLRSIFRGANPLAVDLLGRMLVLDSDQRVSAAEALAHAYFSQYHDPEDEPEAEPYDESVEAKERTVEEWKELTYQEVISFKPPEPPQPLGSLDVEQ